One window of Pocillopora verrucosa isolate sample1 chromosome 9, ASM3666991v2, whole genome shotgun sequence genomic DNA carries:
- the LOC131775382 gene encoding kelch-like protein 17, which translates to MQQFRATSHQEMRVEFISHFSPTHTEEAFCCMKIMRSKCELCDVNLLVGEPQRRIAAHRLVLASCSPYFQAMFTSELIESRQRDITLQGVDADAIELLVDFAYTARIQVSEDNVQALLPASSLLQLTSVKDACCEFLKNQLHPSNCLGIRAFADTHTCVDLLESSHRFALQHFLQVSQTEEFMLLSVEQVLDLISNSDVNVENEEQVYNAVINWVKFDVDNRREFVRDLLPFVRLPLLTRECLMTRVESEELIRNTPDCKDLLIEAMKYHLLPEQRSVLQSPRTVSRKPTGQVPILFAIGGGSLFAIHSECECYDPRIDRWCMVTPMSTKRARVGVGTVCGRIYAVGGYDGSNDLATVEAYCPQSNQWLSVPSMGTRRSCLGVAVLNGLIYAIGGYDGASCLNSVERFDPLTAQWTSVAAMNTRRRYVRVGVVNGIIYAIGGYDGSAHLNTVECFDPMTNTWRIVASMASRRSSAGVAVLNDMLYVVGGNDGASCLNTMERYEPVADAWTCLAPMSIRRSTHDVAVIDSILFAVGGNDGSSSLNSIEKYDPETNKWTSVVSMSTRRSSVGVTVAHVLLL; encoded by the exons ATGCAGCAATTTAGAGCGACATCTCACCAAGAGATGCGAGTGGAGTTCATATCGCATTTCTCGCCGACGCACACGGAAGAAGCATTTTGTTGTATGAAAATAATGAGGTCTAAGTGCGAACTGTGTGATGTGAACTTACTCGTTGGTGAACCTCAGCGGCGGATTGCCGCGCATCGACTCGTGTTGGCGTCATGTAGTCCATATTTTCAAGCCATGTTTACGAGTGAGCTAATTGAAAGCAGGCAAAGAGATATAACGTTGCAAGGAGTCGATGCTGATGCCATCGAATTACTCGTGGACTTTGCTTACACCGCGCGCATTCAAGTAAGCGAAGATAATGTGCAAGCTTTGCTCCCCGCGTCGAGTTTATTACAGCTAACAAGCGTAAAAGATGCTTGCTGTGAATTTCTTAAGAATCAACTTCATCCCTCAAACTGTCTTGGTATTCGAGCTTTCGCTGACACTCATACCTGCGTGGACTTATTGGAATCTTCGCATCGTTTCGCCCTTCAGCACTTTTTGCAAGTCTCGCAAACCGAGGAGTTTATGCTCCTTTCTGTCGAACAAGTCTTGGATCTCATCTCTAACAGTGACGTGAACGTAGAAAATGAGGAGCAAGTGTACAATGCGGTTATAAACTGGGTCAAGTTCGACGTGGACAATCGCAGGGAATTTGTAAGAGACCTGTTACCATTTGTGAGGCTTCCCCTGCTGACTAGAGAATGCTTAATGACCCGCGTTGAAAGTGAAGAATTGATACGAAATACCCCAGACTGCAAAGACTTGCTCATCGAAGCGATGAAGTACCACCTTTTACCAGAGCAGCGCTCAGTGCTTCAAAGCCCCAGAACTGTCTCCCGCAAGCCTACAGGACAAGTACCAATCTTGTTTGCCATTGGAGGGGGCAGTCTGTTTGCCATTCATAGTGAGTGTGAGTGCTATGATCCCAGGATTGACAGATGGTGCATGGTGACTCCCATGTCAACCAAGCGTGCCAGGGTGGGTGTTGGGACAGTGTGTGGGAGAATTTACGCTGTTGGTGGATATGATGGAAGTAATGACTTGGCCACAGTTGAAGCTTACTGTCCTCAGAGTAATCAGTGGTTGTCAGTTCCATCAATGGGAACGCGTCGTAGCTGTCTGGGTGTTGCTGTCTTAAATGGTTTGATTTATGCCATTGGTGGCTATGATGGAGCATCCTGTTTGAATAGTGTTGAGAGATTTGACCCTTTGACAGCTCAGTGGACATCAGTGGCAGCCATGAACACACGAAg GCGGTATGTGCGCGTGGGTGTAGTGAATGGCATCATCTATGCCATAGGAGGCTACGATGGCAGTGCACACCTAAACACAGTGGAGTGCTTTGACCCCATGACCAACACATGGAGAATAGTTGCCAGTATGGCCAGCAGAAGAAGCAGTGCTGGTGTGGCTGTACTGAATGACATGCTGTATGTTGTTG GTGGTAATGATGGAGCATCTTGTTTGAACACAATGGAGCGCTATGAACCTGTTGCTGATGCATGGACTTGCCTGGCCCCTATGAGTATTCGCCGCAGCACCCATGATGTGGCAGTGATTGACAGCATATTGTTTGCAGTGGGAGGTAATGATGGCAGCTCCAGTCTTAACAGTATTGAGAAGTATGACCCAGAAACAAACAAGTGGACATCAGTTGTCTCCATGAGCACAAGGAGAAGCAGTGTTGGAGTGACTGTGGCTCATGTTTTGCTGCTCTGA